Within the Pseudomonadota bacterium genome, the region CTCGAGCAACGCCGACGTCATCGCAACCGGCAGCACCTACCTCCGCATCGACGCGCTCGCGTTCTTCTCCTACGTGGTGCTGTTCGTCAGCGTCGCGAGTTTGCAGGCGGTCAAGCAGCCGCTCTTTCCGATGGTGCTCGGCATTGCCCGTCAACTCGTGCTGCCGGCGTCGATCAACTACGTGCTGATCGTGCACGCCGGTTTGCCGATGGTGTCGCTCTTCATCACCATCGTGTCGGTCGTGGTGATCAGTTCGATTGTCACAAACTGGTACACGCTGCGGCAGTTGAGAGCGTTGTAAGCCAAGGCGCGAGTGGGTTGTGCTGGTGAACAGGGCAGCGGCAGCCGGTTCACGGCTTGCGCACGGTGTGTGTTGCAGCGCGTTGACGCCCACTGCGGTCGGTGTGAACAGCCAAGGACACCGTGTGTACGCCGTCCAGGTTGGGTCGCTCTGTGAGCCCGGCAAGGTTGGATTCAGTGGCCCGGGCGCGTCCCCGTGTTGTAGTGTTGTGCCAAGGGTGGGTGAGCCGGTTCAGGCTGTTTCCGCCCGCGTCAGGAGCGACTGCGATGAACCGACTGCGAACACCGGTGACACGGGTGGTGGCCCCCGCGCTCGTCGCCGTGGCACTGCTGACGGGTCTGTCGCCGCACGCGCTGCGCGCGTCGGACGCGGCCACCAACTGCGATCGCCATATTCTCGACGAGATCCGGGACCACCTCGAGAGTGGCCTCATGGCACTCGAACGCAACCGGCCCTTCTACAGCGGCAGCGTTGATCTCGACGCCTACGCTGGCAGCCGGGCCACCCTGCAGGGGCTGTACACCGATCTGACAGCCTGCGACTTTCCAGTCGAAGGCACGTTCAGCACAGCGCCTATCGGCAACAGCCTGTACGTCGAATCGCACATCGTTGCCATCCTGCGCAGGCTCGAAAACGCGACCGCGGCAGGCACCCCCGAACCCGACGTGGAGTCGGCGGTGTTCAGCGCGCGTGTCCTCGCGACCCGTCTGTTGGCGTACCTGGACGAGCAACGGTCGGTAGCGCCTGGCGGGTAGGGGTACGCGCTCGACAGGGCGACCTGCGTTCAACAGCTGCGGCAACGCCCTTCGCGTTGCACGTAGTCGATCACCGGGCCGTCCGGTGCGCGGGCAACGGCGCAACATTGGTCGAACAGTGTGCGCAACTGCGCGCGCGCAGACTGGACACGCGACTTGAGCGTCGAGTAGCTGAGCCCCCTTTCCGCTGCGACGGCCTTTTGCGAACGGCCATCGAGCTCAACGTCGCGCAGCAGGGCGCCCGCGTCGGCGGGCAGGGCCTGGATGAACGCATCGAGACAGGGCGCAAAGGCGTGTTGCCGGTGCTCGGGTGCTTCGCTGTACCAAAGGTCGTTGGCGTCGAGCGTCGCCTCGCGTTGGCGTTTGCGGTGGTGGTCGACCAGCGCGTTGTGCGCCACCTGAAACAGCCACGCCTTGAGCTTGGCGTCGGACTGCAGCGTGTGGCCCTGCTGCAGGGTCTTGGTCAGGACGTCCTGCACCAGGTCGTCGGCGTCGTCGGGGTTCCGTAGGCGGGACACCAGAAACGCGTGCAGGGCACTGCGGTAGTTGGCGACCACGGCGTCGATGTCCACGTCAACGTGTCACGTAGATCGGGCTGGACCAACCGACAAAACCGTCCTCGGTGCTCACACGCACCCAGATGGGATTGTCGCGTCCGGGCAGAAGCGCGATGGGCAGACGCTCAGTGAGATGGCATGCGTCCATCTGCTCGGGCAGCCGGCACACCCGAATGCGCCGCTCGAGTCCACCGGCCTCGAACACGGTGTCGTCGTCGCCGATGTCCGCGAGCCCGCAACGGCCGTTGACGAGGTCGGTGTCGATCTCGAGTTGGCCATGGGTGTTGTCCAGCCAGAGGTCGCAGCCGCCGAAGTTGCCGGTGGTGACGGCGTCGAAGCGCACGGTGTGGT harbors:
- a CDS encoding sigma-70 family RNA polymerase sigma factor, which encodes MDIDAVVANYRSALHAFLVSRLRNPDDADDLVQDVLTKTLQQGHTLQSDAKLKAWLFQVAHNALVDHHRKRQREATLDANDLWYSEAPEHRQHAFAPCLDAFIQALPADAGALLRDVELDGRSQKAVAAERGLSYSTLKSRVQSARAQLRTLFDQCCAVARAPDGPVIDYVQREGRCRSC